A single Vicugna pacos chromosome 15, VicPac4, whole genome shotgun sequence DNA region contains:
- the ATL2 gene encoding atlastin-2 isoform X3: MDTQGAFDSQSTIKDCATVFALSTMTSSVQVYNLSQNIQEDDLQHLQLFTEYGRLAMEEIYQKPFQTLMFLIRDWSYPYEHSYGLEGGKQFLEKRLQVKQNQHEELQNVRKHIHNCFSNLGCFLLPHPGLKVATNPSFDGRLKDIDEDFKRELRNLVPLLLAPENLVEKEISGSKVTCRDLVEYFKAYIKIYQGEELPHPKSMLQATAEANNLAAVAGAREIYCKSMEQVCGGDKPYIAPSDLERKHLDLKDVAIKQFRSVKKMGGDEFCRRYQDQLEAEIEETYANFIKHNDGKNIFYAARTPATLFAVMFAMYIISGLTGFVGLNSIAVLCNLVMGLALTSLCTWAYVKYSGEFREIGTMIDQIAETLWEQVLKPLGDNLMEENIRQSVTNSIKAGLTDQVSHHARLKTD, from the exons ATGGATACCCAGGGTGCCTTTGATAGCCAGTCAACTATCAAAGATTGTGCGACAGTGTTTGCTCTGAGCACTATGACTAGCTCTGTCCAG GTATATAATTTATCTCAAAATATTCAAGAAGATGATCTTCAACATTTGCAA ttatttacaGAGTATGGCAGACTTGCAATGGAAGAAATCTACCAGAAGCCATTTcag ACATTAATGTTTTTGATTCGAGATTGGAGTTATCCTTATGAACATTCATACGGTTTGGAAGGTGGAAAACAATTCCTTGAAAAAAGATTACAG GTAAAACAAAATCAACATGAAGAGCTACAGAATGTAAGGAAGCACATTCACAATTGTTTCTCAAATCTTGGTTGCTTCCTTTTGCCACATCCTGGTCTTAAAGTTGCAACTAATCCTAGTTTTGATGGGAGATTGAAAG ATATTGATGAAGATTTTAAGCGAGAGCTTCGAAATCTGGTTCCATTGCTACTTGCCCCGGAAAATTTGGTAGAAAAAGAGATAAGTGGATCTAAAGTCACTTGTAGAGATCTTGTAGAATACTTTAAG GCTTACATTAAAATTTACCAAGGAGAGGAACTTCCACATCCAAAATCTATGCTTCAG gcAACAGCGGAAGCTAATAATCTTGCTGCAGTAGCAGGAGCAAGAGAGATCTATTGCAAAAGTATGGAGCAG GTATGTGGTGGGGACAAGCCTTACATTGCACCTTCAGATCTGGAGCGAAAACACCTGGATCTCAAGGATGTGGCGATTAAACAGTTTCGTTCTGTGAAAAAAATGGGTGGAGATGAATTCTGCCGTCGTTACCAGGACCAGCTTGAGGCTGAAATTGAAGAAACCTATGCAAATTTTATAAAGCACAATGATGGCAAAAATATCTTCTATGCTGCTCGTACCCCTGCTACGCTGTTTGCAGTCATGTTTGCTATGTATATAATCTCAGGACTGACTGGCTTCGTTGGCCTAAACTCTATAGCCGTCTTGTGTAACCTTGTCATGGGATTAGCACTGACATCTCTTTGTACTTGGGCATATGTTAAATACTCTGGGGAGTTCAGAGAAATTGGAACAATGATTGATCAGATTGCTGAAACACTATGGGAACAG GTATTGAAGCCCCTGGGTGATAATTTGATGGAGGAAAACATAAGGCAGTCTGTAACAAACTCTATCAAAGCAGGCCTGACTGACCAGGTGTCTCATCATGCCAGATTAAAGACAGACTGA